A region of Argentina anserina chromosome 5, drPotAnse1.1, whole genome shotgun sequence DNA encodes the following proteins:
- the LOC126796485 gene encoding uncharacterized protein LOC126796485 isoform X1, which translates to MANPGVGAKFVSVNLNKSYGQPSHHSHNHHHHQPHPSSFGSSRSRPGGGGMVVLSRPRSAHKAGPKLSVPPPLNLPSLRKEHERFDSAGPGGGPAGGGVSGSGLRPNSAGMGWTKPTAAAPVALPEKEGLGDHGGDGAEHSRGSSVYMPPAARPGSVGPISTASSAPAHHSVEKAMLLRGEDFPSLQAATLPSASGPAQKQKDGLNQKQRQVHDESQSEQRSSGHSSMVVDMRPQLQASGRGTGSALNDNGSESRSFSGNRVSEQTRKQDDYFPGPLPLVRLNPRSDWADDERDTGHGFTDRGRDHGFSNPESYWDRDFDMPRISVLPHKLVNNLSERRGLRDNETGKVSSSEVPRLDQYSRDVRTPSREEREGSSWRNATPSKDGNTDQVGNDRNGFGVGPSSLNREAVNENKHKLIPYQENTRDGFGRINAGYNHGGRQTWNNAMDSHTNRGSEWNKRDHYGSEQKNRYRTDAVQNSSVSKPLYSLGGRGLPVNDPLLNFGREKRQFSKSEKPYVEDFGGTDFDTRDPFSGGLLGVVKKKKDVTRQTDFHDPVRESFEAELERVQKMQEQERQRILEEQEKALELARREEEERVRLAKEHIERQRRLEEEAREAAWRAEQEQLEAVRRAEEQRVAREEEKRRLFMEEERRKYAAKQKLIELEERIAKRKAETAKAGGNSLTAADENFSRMVNDKDVSRDVGDWEDGERMVERITASASSDSSLNRSFEMGSRSHLPRDSSAFVDGGKPVNSWRRDVYENGNNSAILLQDQDNGHHSLRRDRDSPVGGRTQSRKELYGGSGLMSSRTYHKGEVAESHMDDISHLRGQRWNLSGDADHYSKNMEIESDFHDNFSAKFNDVGWGQGRVHGSPYPPYPEPLYPNSDADGPYSFGRSRYSMRQPRVLPPPSLSSMPRPSYRGELDRPGPSAFSENEMQYIRAVGSESTVQTGCDGSRPENLGQPRIVDVKRENAANVEQKLDTTPRCDSQSSLSVSSPPSSPTPLSHDDLDESKDSSVLSAPGSGRNVSLLGQENEALVLPTEPGRESSSVSIGDDEEWAVENNEQLQEQEEYDEDEDGYEEEDEVHEDMHLEAKESPDVDNFVLCFNEGVEVGMPNDEFDRTSGNGESTFVVPHVSSGIIEEHGSFDGVHSGEKTLQHVDDSSQLGVGGSSRMFQETEKAIQNLVIQPNNVPHNTAAPERVDFVDVSNSGPLSQHHVASSVSLTPHLLSSQTVMPTVSAVQNQTEGSVKLQFGLFSGPSLIPSPVPAIQIGSIQMPLPLHPQIDPSLAQMHPSQPPLFQFGQLRYTSPISQGVLPLAPQSMSFIHPNMPSGFSVNQNPGGPQPIQSGQGTTQNLKSDVISVTTDNRQGLASRHLDPSQGNVSEGVNVNPKAARQNVETTFIGQQGAAKSYIGDSRGRAGSLFQGEYQGHNNFGASSAQSVVKGRDIGGPKAHGPVSGGGRGKKYVFTVKNPGSRSFPDSEPTHRDSSGYPRRPRRNMQRTEFRVRASADKRQHIGPVSSNHVGHEDKYAPVRGLRPSLRSGPRKVGMLNKHSRQMSESEGLIPCSSNSQEIEYGSRPDKGVGKDALAKSQNLPQSGEGNPKRHIHSEEDVYAPLQSGVVRVFEQPGIEAPSDEDDFIEVRSKRQMLNDRREQREKEIKAKSRVTKIVVPRKPRSTLKGSTISANLVKNSTVANGEVGNGILSDFVGSEGHGLANTEVSAGFNTTVTQPLAPIGTPAVKSDGQADIRSQTLRSHHTSSLTVVSGGQKNLGRGMILDNKNKVPDNVPSSLGSWGNSRSNQQVMSLTQTQLDDAMKPGHFDSRVAVESLTTSVSSMSSSSTLTKDKSFSSAANPINSLLAGEKIQFGAVTSPTILPSSSRAVTHGIGPPGPSRSEIQLSRNLSAAENDCNLLFEKEKHPAESCGQLEDSDAEAAASAVAVAAISSDEIVANLGSCSVSGADSKSFVGTDIDGITAGGATDQQLASQSRATQSLNVSLPTDLSVETAPNSLEPPLPNQNTFLITNYVVAPCPKGVEGADVDRISTGGYGDQQLASQSRAEESLSVSLPADLSVETPPISLWPPVPSPQNPSAQMLPHFPGGPPSHFPFYEMNPMMGAPVYAFGPPDESASTNQSQSQKNSAPPSAPLGTWQQCHSGVDSFYGPPAGFTGPFISPAGGIPGVQGPPHMVVYNHFAPVGQFGQVGLSFMGTTYIPSGKQPDWKHNPASSAMGVSEVEMNNMNMVSTQRNPTNIPAPIQHLAPGSPLLPMPSPMAMFDVSPFQSSDMSIQARWPHGPAAPPQSVPLSMPLQQQGDGMKFSQGHGSVDQALSGSRFPESRASAAFDNSRNFPVASDATVARFPDELGLVDPSSSGSTGASTRSVGTKSSALSTSGDASKTDVDQNLSSSSVSGQNNTSSNVKSQPSQHKNNTSNQQYGHSSYYQRSGSQKNSSGGEWPHRRMGFHGRNQSIGAEKSFPSKMKQVYVAKQTPGGNSTAS; encoded by the exons ATGGCTAATCCCGGTGTCGGGGCAAAGTTTGTATCGGTTAATCTCAACAAATCCTATGGCCAGCCTTCTCATCACAGCcacaaccaccaccaccatcagcCGCATCCTAGCTCCTTCGGCTCCAGTCGGTCCAGGCCCGGCGGTGGAGGAATGGTGGTCCTTTCGAGGCCTCGCAGTGCGCACAAGGCTGGGCCGAAGCTTTCTGTACCACCCCCCTTGAATCTCCCTTCGCTGCGCAAAGAGCACGAGAGATTTGATTCTGCAGGCCCCGGTGGCGGGCCAGCCGGCGGAGGGGTCTCTGGGAGTGGGCTGAGGCCGAATTCGGCCGGAATGGGGTGGACCAAGCCCACTGCTGCTGCTCCTGTTGCGTTGCCGGAGAAAGAAGGGTTGGGTGATCATGGAGGTGATGGAGCTGAGCATAGTAGGGGGAGCAGTGTTTATATGCCACCGGCAGCTCGGCCTGGTTCAGTGGGACCGATTTCTACTGCCTCTTCTGCTCCAGCTCATCATTCGGTGGAGAAAGCCATGCTCTTAAGGGGTGAGGATTTCCCTTCTCTGCAGGCTGCTACTTTGCCTTCTGCGTCAGGGCCTGCACAGAAGCAGAAGGATGGTCTGAACCAAAAACAGAGGCAAGTGCATGATGAATCACAAAGTGAGCAGAGAAGCAGTGGTCATTCTAGTATGGTTGTTGACATGCGCCCGCAGTTGCAGGCATCAGGCCGTGGTACAGGCAGTGCACTGAACGACAACGGGAGTGAGAGTCGGAGTTTTAGTGGTAATAGAGTATCAGAGCAAACACGGAAGCAGGACGACTACTTTCCCGGTCCCTTGCCACTAGTTCGGTTGAATCCAAGATCAGATTGGGCAGATGACGAGCGTGATACGGGTCATGGTTTCACAGACCGAGGCAGAGACCATGGATTCTCAAACCCAGAATCTTATTGGGATAGGGATTTTGATATGCCGAGAATTAGTGTTCTTCCGCACAAGCTAGTAAATAACCTCTCTGAGAGACGGGGTTTGCGTGACAATGAAACTGGAAAGGTTTCTTCCAGTGAAGTCCCTAGGCTGGACCAATATTCTAGAGATGTAAGAACACCTAGTAGAGAAGAAAGGGAAGGAAGCTCATGGAGAAATGCTACTCCTTCAAAAGATGGAAATACTGATCAAGTTGGAAATGACAGAAATGGTTTTGGTGTTGGGCCATCCAGTCTAAACAGAGAGGCAGTTAATGAAAACAAGCATAAATTGATCCCTTACCAAGAAAATACTCGAGATGGTTTCGGTAGAATTAATGCAGGGTATAATCATGGAGGGAGACAAACTTGGAACAATGCTATGGATTCACATACAAACCGAGGGTCTGAGTGGAATAAACGGGACCATTATGGCAGTGAACAGAAGAACAGATACAGAACTGATGCCGTGCAGAATAGTTCAGTGTCCAAACCCTTATACTCTTTGGGTGGTAGAGGACTTCCTGTGAATGATCCATTACTCAATTTTGGAAGGGAGAAGCGTCAATTCTCAAAGAGTGAAAAGCCTTATGTGGAAGACTTTGGAGGTACAGATTTTGACACCCGGGATCCCTTCTCTGGGGGTCTTCTAGGTGTggttaaaaagaagaaggatgtGACTAGGCAAACTGATTTTCATGATCCTGTTAGAGAATCTTTTGAGGCTGAACTTGAGAGGGTTCAGAAAATGCAAGAACAGGAGCGCCAGCGAATCcttgaagaacaagaaaaagctTTAGAGTTAGCTCGACGagaagaggaggagagagTAAGGCTGGCTAAGGAACATATAGAGAGGCAGAGAAGGTTGGAAGAAGAAGCTAGGGAAGCAGCATGGAGAGCAGAACAAGAACAACTTGAAGCCGTGCGAAGAGCTGAAGAGCAGAGAGTAGCCAGGGAAGAGGAGAAAAGGAGGTTGTTTATggaggaagaaagaaggaagTATGCTGCTAAGCAGAAGCTTATAGAATTGGAGGAGAGGATTGCCAAGAGGAAGGCTGAAACAGCAAAGGCTGGTGGTAATTCTTTGACCGCTGCGGATGAAAACTTTTCTAGGATGGTCAATGACAAAGATGTCTCAAGGGATGTTGGTGACTGGGAGGATGGTGAAAGAATGGTGGAGAGGATAACAGCCTCGGCATCTTCTGATTCTAGTTTAAACAGGTCCTTTGAGATGGGTTCTAGGTCTCACTTACCTAGAGATAGTTCTGCTTTTGTGGATGGTGGAAAACCTGTTAATTCATGGAGAAGAGATGTGTATGAGAATGGGAACAACTCGGCAATACTTCTACAAGATCAAGACAACGGTCATCATAGTCTGCGAAGAGATAGAGATTCACCTGTCGGTGGAAGAACTCAGTCAAGGAAAGAGCTCTATGGAGGCAGTGGATTGATGTCTTCTAGGACTTATCATAAAGGAGAGGTTGCAGAATCTCACATGGATGACATCTCTCATTTAAGGGGGCAAAGGTGGAATCTTTCAGGGGATGCGGATCATTATAGCAAAAACATGGAGATTGAGTCTGATTTTCATGATAACTTTTCTGCAAAGTTCAATGATGTTGGATGGGGGCAAGGCCGAGTCCATGGCAGTCCTTATCCTCCTTACCCTGAACCACTATATCCAAATTCTGATGCAGATGGGCCTTATTCCTTTGGCAGGTCACGGTATTCCATGAGGCAGCCTCGTGTCCTTCCACCTCCATCACTATCTTCTATGCCCAGACCCTCCTACAGGGGTGAACTGGATCGTCCTGGTCCCTCAGCTTTTTCAGAAAACGAGATGCAGTATATCCGTGCAGTGGGAAGTGAATCTACGGTGCAGACAGGTTGTGATGGGAGTCGGCCAGAGAATCTTGGACAACCAAGAATTGTTGATGTCAAACGAGAAAATGCTGCGAATGTGGAACAAAAGCTGGACACCACTCCAAGGTGTGACTCACAGTCATCTCTCTCTGTGTCTAGCCCCCCTAGTTCTCCAACTCCTCTTTCCCATGATGACTTGGATGAATCCAAAGATTCATCAGTTTTATCTGCCCCAGGGAGTGGTAGAAATGTTTCCCTTCTTGGTCAGGAGAACGAAGCCCTTGTATTACCTACTGAACCTGGAAGGGAGTCAAGTTCTGTCTCTATTGGTGATGATGAGGAATGGGCTGTTGAgaataatgaacaacttcagGAGCAAGAGGAGtatgatgaggatgaagatggatatgaggaagaagatgaagttCATGAAGATATGCATTTAGAGGCGAAGGAGTCTCCTGATGTGGACAACTTTGTTTTGTGCTTCAATGAAGGCGTTGAGGTTGGAATGCCAAATGATGAATTTGATAGAACTTCAGGGAATGGAGAAAGTACATTTGTTGTACCTCATGTTTCCTCTGGCATTATTGAAGAACATGGGTCCTTTGATGGAGTTCATAGTGGTGAAAAAACCCTTCAACATGTGGATGATTCCTCTCAGTTAGGTGTAGGTGGTTCTTCCAGAATGTTCCAGGAAACTGAGAAGGCAATTCAGAATTTAGTTATTCAGCCAAATAACGTCCCTCATAATACAGCTGCTCCTGAACGCGTGGATTTTGTGGATGTTTCTAATTCCGGGCCATTGTCCCAACATCATGTTGCTTCTTCAGTTAGTCTTACCCCCCACCTGTTGTCTAGTCAGACTGTCATGCCTACAGTATCTGCAGTTCAAAATCAGACGGAGGGGTCTGTCAAGCTTCAATTTGGGCTGTTTTCAGGTCCATCCTTGATACCATCTCCAGTCCCAGCTATTCAAATTGGTTCTATACAGATGCCTCTTCCTCTGCACCCTCAGATTGACCCTTCTCTTGCTCAAATGCACCCATCACAGCCTCCTCTCTTCCAGTTTGGACAGCTAAGGTACACATCTCCAATATCCCAGGGAGTACTGCCATTGGCTCCTCAATCGATGTCCTTTATTCACCCCAATATGCCATCTGGATTTTCTGTAAATCAAAATCCAGGAGGTCCTCAGCCTATACAATCTGGTCAAGGTACTActcagaatttgaaaagtgaTGTTATATCAGTTACGACTGATAACCGTCAAGGCCTTGCTTCAAGGCACTTGGATCCATCTCAAGGGAATGTATCTGAAGGGGTAAATGTAAATCCAAAGGCAGCACGACAAAATGTAGAAACCACTTTTATAGGTCAGCAGGGAGCAGCAAAATCCTATATTGGTGACAGCAGAGGTAGGGCTGGATCACTATTTCAAGGGGAATATCAGGGACACAATAATTTCGGAGCATCATCTGCTCAGTCAGTTGTCAAAGGAAGAGATATAGGTGGGCCAAAGGCTCATGGCCCGGTATCTGGTGGTGGCAGAGGAAAGAAATATGTCTTTACAGTGAAAAATCCGGGTTCAAGATCATTTCCCGATTCCGAGCCTACCCATAGAGATTCTAGTGGATATCCGAGGAGACCTCGACGTAATATGCAGCGTACTGAATTTCGGGTTCGAGCAAGTGCTGACAAAAGGCAGCATATTGGTCCAGTATCATCCAACCATGTTGGACATGAAGATAAATATGCCCCTGTAAGAGGTTTGAGACCTTCTTTGAGAAGTGGGCCTAGAAAGGTTGGCATGTTGAATAAACATTCAAGACAAATGTCAGAGTCAGAGGGCCTGATCCCTTGTTCAAGTAATTCACAAGAAATAGAGTATGGAAGCAGGCCTGATAAGGGTGTGGGAAAAGATGCCTTGGCAAAGAGCCAGAATCTCCCTCAATCTGGAGAGGGAAACCCTAAAAGACACATTCATTCTGAAGAAGATGTCTATGCTCCTTTGCAAAGTGGAGTTGTGCGGGTTTTCGAGCAACCTGGCATAGAGGCTCCTAGTGATGAAGACGATTTCATTGAAGTGAGATCAAAGAGGCAAATGCTGAACGATCGACGTGaacagagagagaaagaaatcaaGGCAAAATCTCGGGTTACAAAGATCGTA GTGCCACGGAAACCACGTTCAACTCTAAAAGGTTCCACTATCTCTGCCAACTTGGTTAAGAATTCTACAGTCGCAAATGGAGAAGTAGGAAACGGCATTCTTTCTGATTTCGTTGGTTCTGAGGGACATGGATTGGCAAATACTGAAGTATCAGCTGGATTTAACACCACTGTCACTCAACCACTGGCTCCAATTGGTACTCCAGCTGTGAAAAGTGATGGTCAGGCTGATATCAGATCCCAAACTTTGAG GTCCCACCACACAAGCTCCCTAACTGTAGTATCAGGTGGTCAAAAGAACCTTGGACGAGGCATGATTCTAGACAACAAGAATAAGGTACCAGATAATGTTCCGTCGTCTTTGGGCTCATGGGGTAATTCACGGTCTAATCAACAG GTTATGTCCTTGACACAGACTCAACTTGATGATGCCATGAAGCCTGGGCACTTTGACTCTCGTGTTGCTGTTGAATCTCTCACTACCTCAGTTTCCAGCATGTCGTCATCATCGACCTTGACAAAGGATAAATCGTTTTCTTCTGCTGCAAATCCAATAAACTCTCTACTTGCTGGCGAGAAAATTCAATTTG GCGCGGTCACATCTCCAACTATTCTACCATCTAGCAGCCGTGCTGTTACTCATGGAATTGGCCCACCAGGACCATCTCGGTCTGAGATTCAACTCTCCAGAAATCTTTCTGCAGCTGAGAATGATTGTAATCTTCTctttgagaaagaaaaacaccCTGCTGAATCTTGTGGTCAGTTGGAAGACTCTGACGCTGAAGCAGCTGCTTCAGCTGTTGCTGTTGCAGCGATCAGTAGTGACGAAATCGTTGCCAATTTGGGTTCTTGCTCTGTCTCTGGTGCGGATTCGAAGAGTTTTGTAGGTACTGATATTGATGGAATAACTGCAg GTGGAGCCACTGACCAGCAACTAGCCAGTCAATCAAGGGCCACACAGTCTCTCAATGTTTCCCTTCCAACAGATCTATCTGTTGAGACGGCTCCAAATTCCCTAGAGCCACCCTTACCAAATCAGAATACTTTCCTTATAACCAATTATGTTGTGGCCCCGTGTCCCAAGGGTGTTGAAGGTGCTGATGTTGATCGGATATCAACAG GTGGATATGGTGATCAGCAATTAGCCAGTCAATCAAGGGCAGAAGAGTCTCTCAGTGTTTCCCTTCCAGCAGATCTATCAGTAGAGACCCCACCAATTTCACTATGGCCACCTGTACCAAGTCCTCAGAATCCTTCGGCCCAGATGCTTCCACACTTTCCTGGTGGCCCACCTTCCCATTTTCCCTTTTATGAGATGAATCCCATGATGGGGGCTCCTGTGTATGCTTTTGGACCTCCAGATGAATCTGCGTCTACAAACCAATCACAATCCCAAAAGAACAGTGCGCCTCCTTCAGCTCCGCTTGGGACCTGGCAGCAATGCCATTCTGGGGTAGATTCATTCTATGGTCCTCCAGCAGGTTTTACTGGTCCTTTTATCAGTCCAGCTGGAGGCATACCAGGTGTTCAAGGGCCACCCCACATGGTGGTTTATAACCATTTCGCACCTGTTGGACAATTTGGGCAAGTTGGCTTGAGTTTCATGGGTACTACCTATATCCCATCAGGAAAGCAGCCTGACTGGAAGCACAACCCTGCATCTTCAGCCATGGGTGTGAGTGAAGTGGAGATGAACAACATGAATATGGTTTCTACACAGCGTAATCCTACTAACATACCTGCTCCAATCCAGCATTTGGCACCTGGGTCACCGCTCCTTCCTATGCCATCACCTATGGCCATGTTTGATGTTTCTCCTTTCCAG TCATCTGACATGTCAATTCAAGCTCGTTGGCCTCATGGTCCTGCTGCACCTCCTCAGTCTGTTCCTCTGTCAATGCCATTGCAGCAACAGGGAGATGGTATGAAGTttagccaaggccatggttctgtTGACCAAGCATTAAGTGGGAGCAGGTTCCCCGAGTCTCGAGCTTCAGCAGCTTTTGATAATAGTCGGAATTTTCCTGTGGCTTCAGATGCTACTGTTGCCCGATTCCCAGATGAACTGGGATTAGTAGACCCTTCCAGCTCCGGCAGCACTGGGGCTTCAACACGGAGTGTTGGCACTAAGAGCTCAGCTTTAAGCACCAGTGGGGATGCTAGCAAGACAGATGTTGATCAGAATCTCAGTAGTAGCAGTGTTAGTGGACAAAACAACACAAGTTCTAATGTCAAATCTCAGCCTTCTCAGCACAAGAATAACACATCTAATCAGCAGTATGGCCATTCCTCGTATTATCAGAGAAGTGGATCCCAGAAAAATAGTTCAGGTGGTGAGTGGCCCCACCGAAGGATGGGGTTCCATGGAAGGAATCAATCTATCGGTGCTGAAAAGAGCTTTCCATCCAAGATGAAGCAAGTTTATGTGGCTAAACAGACCCCAGGTGGTAATTCAACGGCATCATGA